In Strigops habroptila isolate Jane chromosome 7, bStrHab1.2.pri, whole genome shotgun sequence, the following are encoded in one genomic region:
- the CYTL1 gene encoding cytokine-like protein 1 codes for MKMLLSLIALLSAALLSRAAPPTCYSRVLSLSKEITESFKELQTSKAVDSCVEMLPRLYLDIHNYCVLAKLREFVAYPRCESVLEVSELKEKARSLYTIMISYCRRDLAFLTDDCNALENPILPPIEPSIIES; via the exons ATGAAGATGCTGCTGAGCCTGattgctctgctctctgctgccctgTTATCCAGAGCAGCCCCTCCAACTTGCTACTCAAGGGTGTTGTCTCTGAGCAAAGAAATCACGGAGTCCTTTAAGGAGTTACAGACCTCCAAAGCTGTG GACTCCTGTGTGGAGATGCTGCCCAGGCTGTACTTGGACATACAT AATTACTGTGTGTTGGCAAAACTCCGTGAATTTGTAGCCTACCCCAGATGTGAGAGCGTGCTTGAAGTGAGtgagctgaaggaaaaagccCGGAGCCTATACACCATCATGATCTCCTACTGCAGAAGG GATTTGGCATTCCTCACTGATGACTGTAATGCTTTGGAAAATCCTATTCTGCCTCCCATTGAGCCCTCCATCATTGAGAGCTAA